A region of Streptomyces paludis DNA encodes the following proteins:
- a CDS encoding GNAT family N-acetyltransferase produces MGMSVTISAASAQDAEQILKLQYLCYQNEAELYGDYTIEPLTQTLDDLRAELDRGHALVARLGDEVVASVRGSVDAAGTARIAKLIVHPRLRRHGLGGRLLDAIEARFADDPAAQRFQLFTGHRNEGNLRLYRSRGYAPVATEETGARLRLVTLEKQAGAGAYAASA; encoded by the coding sequence ATGGGCATGAGCGTGACCATCTCAGCGGCGAGTGCGCAGGACGCGGAACAGATCCTCAAGCTCCAGTACCTGTGCTACCAGAACGAGGCAGAGCTGTACGGCGACTACACCATCGAGCCGCTGACACAGACCCTCGACGACCTACGGGCCGAACTCGACCGCGGGCACGCCCTGGTGGCGCGCCTCGGCGACGAAGTGGTGGCCTCGGTGCGCGGCTCGGTCGACGCGGCCGGCACCGCCCGGATCGCCAAACTCATCGTCCATCCCCGGCTCCGCCGGCACGGCCTCGGCGGGCGGCTCCTCGACGCCATAGAGGCGCGGTTCGCGGACGACCCGGCCGCGCAGCGCTTCCAGCTCTTCACCGGCCACCGCAACGAGGGCAACCTCCGGCTCTACCGCAGCCGGGGCTACGCGCCCGTGGCGACCGAGGAGACGGGGGCGCGGCTGCGCCTCGTCACGCTGGAGAAGCAGGCCGGCGCCGGGGCGTACGCGGCCAGCGCCTGA
- a CDS encoding sigma-70 RNA polymerase sigma factor region 4 domain-containing protein, whose amino-acid sequence MTPVRATPSRPPVPDAPAAPDVPEAPGLPDLVSALLPLVRAEAAAEAPSAGIEPGDLEQGVWLRLLERPAAAGAPGDPARWVRDVVRAEARRARRTAARERLLRRRDEPAAGPDSDPERAALRTDRRRALRAAVDRTPGRCPLVLTAMLSPRDPTYREMAGELGMSQGSLGPLRSRCLGCLRRMLAAEVAAPEPGGKER is encoded by the coding sequence ATGACGCCCGTACGCGCCACCCCGTCCCGCCCGCCCGTACCCGACGCCCCAGCAGCGCCCGACGTCCCTGAAGCGCCCGGGCTGCCCGACCTCGTCAGCGCGCTGCTTCCGCTCGTACGGGCGGAGGCGGCGGCCGAGGCGCCGTCGGCCGGGATCGAGCCGGGCGACCTCGAACAGGGCGTCTGGCTCCGGCTGCTGGAGCGCCCGGCCGCCGCGGGCGCGCCCGGCGACCCCGCGCGCTGGGTCCGGGACGTCGTACGGGCCGAGGCGCGCCGCGCCCGCCGTACCGCCGCCCGGGAGCGGCTGCTGCGCCGCCGCGACGAACCCGCCGCCGGACCGGACTCCGACCCCGAACGCGCCGCGCTGCGCACCGACCGGCGCCGCGCCCTGCGCGCGGCGGTCGACCGTACGCCCGGCCGCTGCCCGCTGGTCCTGACCGCGATGCTCTCGCCGAGGGACCCCACCTACCGCGAGATGGCCGGCGAGTTGGGTATGTCACAGGGGAGTTTGGGGCCGTTGCGCTCCAGATGTCTGGGATGCCTCCGCAGAATGCTCGCGGCCGAGGTTGCGGCTCCTGAACCCGGGGGAAAGGAGCGGTAG
- a CDS encoding glycerophosphodiester phosphodiesterase, translated as MTQGARNTPGRRTVLGAAVLGPAAALALPAAAARAAEAAPGSATAVTAATGRGAGGPARRDLPVPTVIGHRGASGYRPEHTLGSYQHALDLGAHVIEQDLVPTKDGHLVCRHENDITATTDVADHPEFAGRRTTKTIDGTALTGWFTEDFTLAELKTLRATERIPGIRPHNTLYDGRWTIPTFEEVLRWADEQGRRLGRRVWLYTETKHPTYFRSLGLGLEEPFARLLRRYGRDRADSAIFLQSFEPTSMRRMAQLVSSPRVVLLGGAGSRPWDFVASGDPRTVADLVTPEGLKWIASFAQGIGPTLDLIIPKDAAGRLATPTTLVRDAHAKKLVLHPYTLRNENAFLPADFRRGTDPNAYGDAFGAFRAYFEQGIDGIFADHPDTALLARADFVSR; from the coding sequence ATGACACAGGGTGCGCGGAACACGCCCGGCCGGCGGACCGTCCTCGGCGCGGCGGTGCTCGGCCCGGCCGCCGCACTGGCACTGCCCGCCGCGGCGGCGCGGGCCGCGGAGGCCGCTCCCGGCAGCGCGACCGCCGTCACCGCCGCCACCGGCCGCGGCGCCGGCGGCCCGGCGCGCCGGGACCTGCCCGTGCCGACGGTCATCGGCCACCGCGGCGCCAGCGGCTACCGACCGGAGCACACCCTCGGCTCGTACCAGCACGCGCTGGACCTCGGCGCGCATGTCATCGAGCAGGACCTCGTACCCACCAAGGACGGCCATCTCGTCTGCCGCCACGAGAACGACATCACCGCCACCACGGATGTCGCCGACCACCCCGAGTTCGCCGGCCGCAGGACCACCAAAACCATCGACGGCACGGCCCTCACCGGCTGGTTCACCGAGGACTTCACCCTCGCCGAGCTGAAGACGCTCCGCGCCACCGAGCGCATCCCCGGCATCCGCCCGCACAACACCCTCTACGACGGCCGCTGGACCATCCCCACCTTCGAGGAGGTGCTGCGCTGGGCGGACGAGCAGGGCCGCCGGCTGGGCCGCCGCGTCTGGCTCTACACCGAGACCAAGCACCCCACCTACTTCCGCTCCCTCGGCCTCGGCCTGGAAGAGCCCTTCGCCAGGCTGCTGCGCCGGTACGGACGCGACCGCGCCGACTCCGCGATCTTCCTCCAGTCCTTCGAGCCCACCAGCATGCGGCGGATGGCCCAGCTGGTCTCCTCGCCGCGCGTCGTCCTGCTCGGCGGCGCCGGCAGCCGGCCCTGGGACTTCGTCGCGAGCGGCGACCCGCGCACGGTCGCCGACCTCGTCACCCCCGAGGGCCTGAAGTGGATCGCGTCCTTCGCGCAGGGCATCGGCCCCACGCTCGACCTGATCATCCCGAAGGACGCGGCCGGCCGGCTCGCCACGCCCACCACGCTGGTCCGCGACGCCCACGCGAAGAAGCTCGTCCTCCACCCGTACACCCTGCGCAACGAGAACGCCTTCCTGCCCGCCGACTTCCGGCGCGGTACGGACCCGAACGCGTACGGCGACGCCTTCGGCGCGTTCCGCGCGTACTTCGAACAGGGCATCGACGGCATCTTCGCCGACCACCCGGACACCGCGCTGCTGGCCCGCGCGGACTTCGTCAGCCGCTGA
- a CDS encoding lysophospholipid acyltransferase family protein, with translation MQQPPDHRPIDTEDPLSRFALIKAVLAPVMRLMFRTRVEGAENIPGDGPVILAGNHLTFIDSMILPLVCHRQVFFIGKDEYVTGKGLKGKFMAWFFTGVGMIPVDRDGGRGGVAALMTGRRVLEKGNVFGIYPEGTRSPDGRLYRGRTGIARLTLMTGAPVVPFAMIGTDKLQPTGAGMPRFGKVTVRFGKPMEFSRYEGMDRDRYVLRAVTDSVMTEVMGLSGQEYVDMYATKAKAA, from the coding sequence ATCCAACAACCGCCCGACCATCGCCCCATCGACACGGAGGACCCGTTGTCCCGCTTCGCGCTCATCAAGGCAGTGCTCGCACCGGTCATGCGCTTGATGTTCCGCACCCGAGTGGAGGGCGCCGAGAACATTCCGGGGGACGGTCCGGTGATCCTCGCCGGGAACCATCTGACGTTCATCGACTCGATGATCCTTCCGCTGGTCTGCCACCGTCAGGTGTTCTTCATCGGCAAGGACGAGTACGTCACGGGCAAGGGGCTCAAGGGCAAGTTCATGGCCTGGTTCTTCACCGGCGTCGGCATGATCCCGGTGGACCGCGACGGCGGCCGGGGCGGGGTCGCGGCGCTGATGACGGGCCGCCGGGTGCTGGAGAAGGGGAATGTCTTCGGGATCTACCCGGAGGGCACCCGCTCCCCCGACGGCCGGCTCTACCGGGGCCGTACGGGCATCGCGCGGCTGACGCTGATGACGGGCGCGCCGGTGGTGCCGTTCGCGATGATCGGTACGGACAAGCTCCAGCCGACCGGTGCGGGCATGCCGCGCTTCGGCAAGGTGACGGTCCGGTTCGGCAAGCCGATGGAGTTCTCCCGCTACGAGGGCATGGACCGGGACCGGTATGTGCTGCGCGCGGTGACGGACTCGGTGATGACCGAGGTGATGGGGCTGTCGGGGCAGGAGTACGTGGACATGTACGCCACGAAGGCGAAGGCGGCGTAA
- a CDS encoding MFS transporter, protein MTSTYRTAAESEQTPRPGRWIALSVLVLAVLLVAVDATVLGLATPFLSEDLKPSGTQLLWIGDIYSFVIAGLLVSMGSLGDRIGRKKLLLTGAVAFGGLSVLNAYATSAEMMIVARALLGVAGATLMPATLALIRNLFHDPRERSLAIGIWGAAASAGAAVGPVVGGFLLEHFWWGSVFLINLPVMAVLVIVGHKTLPESKDPAPGPWDLVSVLLSLIGIVGVVYAIKEGAAHGVRWDVAVTGLLGAGALYWFVRRQLTLPSPLLDVRLFHHRGFSGAVLADLLTILGLSGLVFFLSQYLQLVQGRGPLEAGLAELPAAVGAVVTGLLAGRAARRFSVRAVVAGGLGAIGLSLAVLTGISQQTGYPLLGAVLLTVGVGAGFSFTVTADVILSSVPKEQAGAASAVSETAYELGAALGIALLGSIVTGVYRDFPTPPGIPADAAAAAHESLGGAVDAASGLPGHSGAELMAAAQDAFVDGLRLASGIGAVVLLATAVAAWFLLRGQRLEEGVQH, encoded by the coding sequence ATGACCAGCACCTACCGGACCGCGGCGGAGAGCGAACAGACCCCCCGCCCCGGGCGGTGGATCGCGCTGTCCGTGCTGGTGCTCGCCGTGCTGCTGGTGGCCGTGGACGCCACGGTCCTGGGCCTGGCGACCCCGTTCCTCAGCGAGGACCTCAAGCCGTCGGGCACCCAGCTGCTCTGGATCGGCGACATCTACTCCTTCGTCATCGCCGGACTCCTGGTCTCCATGGGCAGCCTCGGCGACCGTATCGGCCGCAAGAAGCTCCTGCTGACGGGCGCCGTCGCGTTCGGCGGGCTCTCCGTGCTCAACGCCTACGCGACCAGCGCCGAGATGATGATCGTCGCCCGGGCGCTGCTGGGTGTCGCGGGCGCGACCCTGATGCCCGCCACCCTCGCGCTGATCCGCAACCTCTTCCACGACCCCAGGGAACGCAGTCTCGCCATCGGCATCTGGGGCGCGGCGGCCTCCGCGGGCGCGGCGGTCGGCCCGGTCGTCGGCGGGTTCCTGCTGGAGCACTTCTGGTGGGGCTCGGTCTTCCTGATCAACCTGCCCGTGATGGCGGTGCTGGTCATCGTCGGACACAAGACCCTGCCCGAGTCCAAGGACCCCGCCCCCGGCCCCTGGGACCTCGTCAGCGTCTTGCTCTCCCTCATCGGCATCGTCGGCGTGGTGTACGCGATCAAGGAGGGCGCCGCGCACGGGGTCCGCTGGGACGTCGCCGTCACCGGGCTGCTGGGCGCGGGCGCGCTGTACTGGTTCGTACGGCGCCAGCTCACCCTGCCGTCCCCGCTGCTGGACGTACGGCTCTTCCACCACCGGGGCTTCTCCGGCGCGGTCCTGGCCGACCTGCTGACCATCCTCGGACTCTCCGGACTGGTCTTCTTCCTGTCACAGTATCTGCAACTGGTCCAGGGCCGCGGCCCGTTGGAGGCCGGTCTCGCCGAACTGCCCGCCGCGGTCGGCGCGGTGGTGACCGGGCTGCTCGCCGGGCGGGCCGCGCGCCGGTTCTCCGTACGGGCCGTGGTGGCCGGCGGTCTCGGGGCGATCGGGCTGTCCCTCGCCGTCCTGACCGGCATCAGCCAGCAGACCGGCTATCCGCTGCTCGGCGCGGTCCTGCTGACCGTCGGCGTCGGCGCGGGCTTCTCCTTCACCGTCACCGCCGATGTGATCCTCTCCAGCGTCCCCAAGGAACAGGCCGGCGCCGCCTCCGCGGTCTCGGAGACGGCGTACGAACTCGGCGCGGCCCTCGGGATCGCGCTGCTCGGCTCGATCGTCACCGGCGTCTACCGGGACTTCCCCACCCCGCCCGGCATCCCGGCCGACGCGGCCGCGGCCGCCCATGAATCCCTCGGCGGCGCCGTCGACGCGGCGTCCGGACTCCCCGGCCACAGCGGCGCGGAGCTGATGGCGGCGGCCCAGGACGCGTTCGTCGACGGACTGCGCCTCGCCTCGGGCATCGGCGCGGTGGTCCTGCTGGCCACGGCGGTCGCGGCCTGGTTCCTGCTGCGCGGCCAGCGGCTGGAGGAGGGCGTCCAGCATTGA
- a CDS encoding TetR/AcrR family transcriptional regulator: MTLDREQILRTAAALLTRRPTATMDEVARAAGMGRATLHRHFAGREALIRALERLGIQEMETALDAARLDEGSADEALRRLVACVEPAAGLLSFLLTENQLFEGEVYDGWARIDARFSALFQRGQEEGVFRIDLSHVWLTDALYGLISSASWSIQDGRVARKDFQHMIVELLLGGVHRSVK, from the coding sequence ATGACGCTCGACCGTGAACAGATACTGCGCACCGCCGCCGCGCTGCTCACCCGTAGGCCCACCGCGACGATGGACGAGGTCGCGCGGGCCGCCGGGATGGGGCGGGCGACGTTGCACCGGCACTTCGCCGGGCGGGAGGCGCTGATCAGGGCGCTGGAGAGGCTCGGCATCCAGGAGATGGAGACCGCGCTGGACGCCGCCCGGCTCGACGAGGGCTCGGCGGACGAGGCGCTGCGGCGGCTCGTCGCGTGTGTGGAGCCCGCCGCCGGGCTGCTCAGCTTCCTGCTCACCGAGAACCAGCTCTTCGAGGGCGAGGTCTACGACGGCTGGGCCCGGATCGACGCCCGCTTCTCCGCGCTCTTCCAGCGTGGCCAGGAGGAGGGCGTCTTCCGTATCGACCTCAGCCATGTCTGGCTCACCGACGCCCTCTACGGGCTGATCAGCTCCGCCTCCTGGTCGATCCAGGACGGCCGGGTCGCCCGCAAGGACTTCCAGCACATGATCGTCGAGTTGCTGCTCGGCGGAGTACACCGGAGTGTGAAGTGA
- a CDS encoding HAD domain-containing protein has translation MKPLLLIDVDGPLNPYEALSSVHPPAGYARHLMRPAAWTGPGPLPVLLAPAHGAALRALSRRYDLVWATTWEADANVWIGPRLGLPELPCIAWPPIREKAPRGTFWKTRYVLEYAAGRPFAWVDDEITAHDREWVAQRHLAAAHLVRVDPGTGLVRRDFDALARWAAAL, from the coding sequence GTGAAACCCCTTCTCCTCATCGACGTCGACGGCCCGCTCAACCCGTACGAGGCCCTGTCCTCGGTCCACCCGCCGGCCGGCTACGCGCGGCACCTGATGCGGCCGGCGGCCTGGACCGGGCCGGGGCCCCTGCCCGTACTCCTGGCTCCGGCGCACGGCGCCGCGCTGCGCGCGCTCAGCCGCCGGTACGACCTGGTCTGGGCGACCACCTGGGAGGCCGACGCCAACGTGTGGATCGGGCCCCGGCTCGGACTGCCGGAGCTGCCCTGCATCGCCTGGCCCCCGATACGCGAAAAGGCCCCTCGCGGGACCTTCTGGAAGACGCGGTACGTCCTGGAGTACGCGGCCGGGCGGCCGTTCGCGTGGGTCGACGACGAGATCACCGCGCACGACCGCGAGTGGGTCGCCCAACGGCATCTCGCCGCCGCCCACTTGGTGCGGGTCGATCCCGGGACCGGGTTGGTCCGGCGGGACTTCGACGCGCTCGCGCGGTGGGCGGCGGCGCTGTAG
- the argH gene encoding argininosuccinate lyase, whose amino-acid sequence MSSNNGDVRLWGGRFADGPSDALAALSASVHFDWRLAPYDIAGSRAHARVLHKAGLLTADELTRMLAGLDRLEADVADGSFVGTVADEDVHTALERGLLERLGADLGGKLRAGRSRNDQVATLFRMYLRDHARIIGGLIADLQDALVGLAEAHADVAMPGRTHLQHAQPVLFAHHTLAHVQSLSRDAERLRQWDKRTAVSPYGSGALAGSSLGLDPEAVAADLGFERGSVGNSIDGTASRDFVAEFAFVTAMIGVNLSRIAEEIILWNTKEFSFVTLHDAFSTGSSIMPQKKNPDIAELARGKSGRLIGNLTGLLATLKALPLAYNRDLQEDKEPVFDSCDQLEVLLPAFTGMMATLTVHRERMEALAPAGFSLATDIAEWLVRQGVPFRVAHEVAGECVKECEALGIELNELTDAQFAKISAHLTPDVRSVLNVPGALASRNGRGGTAPSAVAVQLSEVKADLVIQHAWADAKK is encoded by the coding sequence GTGAGCAGCAACAACGGTGATGTCCGGCTGTGGGGCGGCCGGTTCGCCGACGGCCCGTCGGACGCGCTGGCGGCCCTCTCGGCCTCGGTCCACTTCGACTGGCGGCTCGCGCCGTACGACATCGCCGGCTCCCGCGCGCACGCGCGGGTGCTGCACAAGGCGGGGCTGCTCACCGCCGACGAACTGACCCGCATGCTGGCCGGGCTCGACCGGCTGGAGGCGGATGTCGCCGACGGCTCCTTCGTGGGTACGGTCGCGGACGAGGACGTCCACACGGCGCTGGAGCGCGGGCTGCTGGAGCGGCTCGGCGCCGACCTCGGTGGCAAGCTGCGGGCCGGCCGGTCCCGCAACGACCAGGTCGCCACGCTCTTCCGGATGTATCTGCGTGACCACGCCCGGATCATCGGCGGTCTGATCGCCGACCTCCAGGACGCGCTGGTCGGCCTCGCCGAGGCGCACGCGGACGTCGCCATGCCGGGCCGTACGCACCTCCAGCACGCGCAGCCCGTGCTCTTCGCCCACCACACGCTGGCGCACGTCCAGTCGCTCTCCCGGGACGCCGAGCGGCTGCGGCAGTGGGACAAGCGCACCGCGGTCTCGCCGTACGGCTCCGGGGCGCTGGCCGGGTCCTCGCTCGGTCTCGACCCGGAGGCGGTCGCCGCGGACCTCGGCTTCGAGCGCGGCTCGGTGGGCAACTCCATCGACGGCACGGCCTCGCGCGACTTCGTCGCGGAGTTCGCCTTCGTCACGGCGATGATCGGCGTCAACCTGTCGCGGATCGCGGAGGAGATCATCCTCTGGAACACGAAGGAGTTCTCCTTCGTCACCCTCCACGACGCGTTCTCCACCGGCTCGTCGATCATGCCGCAGAAGAAGAACCCGGACATCGCGGAGCTGGCGCGCGGCAAGTCCGGCCGGCTGATCGGCAATCTGACCGGGCTGCTGGCCACGCTGAAGGCGCTGCCGCTCGCGTACAACCGCGACCTCCAGGAGGACAAGGAGCCGGTCTTCGACTCCTGCGACCAGCTGGAGGTCCTGCTGCCCGCCTTCACCGGCATGATGGCGACCCTCACCGTCCACCGCGAGCGCATGGAGGCGCTGGCCCCGGCCGGCTTCTCGCTCGCCACGGACATCGCCGAGTGGCTGGTCCGGCAGGGGGTGCCGTTCCGGGTCGCGCACGAGGTCGCGGGCGAGTGCGTCAAGGAGTGCGAGGCGCTCGGCATCGAGCTGAACGAGCTGACGGACGCGCAGTTCGCCAAGATCTCCGCGCACCTCACCCCCGACGTCCGCTCGGTCCTCAACGTCCCCGGAGCCCTGGCCTCCCGCAACGGCCGCGGCGGCACCGCCCCCTCCGCCGTCGCCGTCCAGCTCTCCGAGGTCAAGGCCGACCTGGTGATACAGCACGCCTGGGCCGACGCCAAGAAGTAA
- a CDS encoding argininosuccinate synthase: MTERVVLAYSGGLDTSVAIGWIAEETGAEVIAVAVDVGQGGEDLDVIRKRALACGAVEAEVADAKDEFAEEYCLPAIKANALYMDRYPLVSALSRPTIVKHLVAAAQKHGAGIVAHGCTGKGNDQVRFEAGITALGPDLKCIAPVRDYAMTRDKAIAFCEEKNLPIATTKKSPYSIDQNVFGRAVETGFLEDIWNGPIEDVYEYTSNPATPREADEVVISFEAGVPVAIDGRPVTVLQAIQQLNERAGAQGIGRIDMVEDRLVGIKSREIYEAPGAIALITAHQELENVTVERELARYKRQVEQRWGEIVYDGLWFSPLKRALDGFINEANQHVTGDIRMTLHGGRAVVTGRKSEQSLYDFNLATYDSGDTFDQSKAQGFIEIFGLSAKIAARRDLS; this comes from the coding sequence GTGACCGAGCGCGTCGTACTCGCCTATTCGGGCGGCCTGGACACCTCCGTCGCCATCGGCTGGATCGCCGAGGAGACGGGCGCCGAGGTCATCGCCGTTGCCGTGGACGTCGGCCAGGGCGGCGAGGACCTGGACGTCATCCGCAAGCGCGCGCTCGCCTGCGGTGCCGTCGAGGCCGAGGTCGCGGACGCCAAGGACGAGTTCGCCGAGGAGTACTGCCTCCCCGCGATCAAGGCCAACGCCCTCTACATGGACCGTTACCCCCTGGTCTCCGCCCTCTCCCGGCCGACGATCGTCAAGCACCTCGTCGCCGCCGCGCAGAAGCACGGCGCCGGCATCGTCGCCCACGGCTGCACGGGCAAGGGCAACGACCAGGTGCGCTTCGAGGCCGGTATCACCGCGCTCGGCCCCGACCTGAAGTGCATCGCCCCGGTCCGTGACTACGCGATGACCCGCGACAAGGCGATCGCCTTCTGCGAGGAGAAGAACCTCCCGATCGCGACCACCAAGAAGTCCCCGTACTCCATCGACCAGAACGTCTTCGGGCGCGCCGTCGAGACGGGCTTCCTGGAGGACATCTGGAACGGCCCGATCGAGGACGTGTACGAGTACACCTCCAACCCCGCCACCCCGCGCGAGGCCGACGAGGTCGTCATCTCCTTCGAGGCCGGCGTCCCGGTCGCCATCGACGGCAGGCCTGTCACCGTCCTCCAGGCGATCCAGCAGCTCAACGAGCGGGCTGGCGCCCAGGGCATCGGCCGGATCGACATGGTCGAGGACCGGCTCGTCGGCATCAAGTCCCGCGAGATCTACGAGGCGCCCGGCGCCATCGCGCTGATCACCGCGCACCAGGAGCTGGAGAACGTCACGGTCGAGCGCGAGCTGGCCCGCTACAAGCGGCAGGTCGAGCAGCGCTGGGGCGAGATCGTCTACGACGGCCTGTGGTTCTCGCCGCTCAAGCGGGCCCTGGACGGCTTCATCAACGAGGCCAACCAGCACGTCACCGGCGACATCCGGATGACCCTGCACGGCGGCCGGGCCGTTGTCACCGGCCGGAAGTCCGAGCAGTCGCTGTACGACTTCAACCTCGCCACGTACGACTCGGGCGACACCTTCGACCAGTCCAAGGCGCAGGGCTTCATCGAGATCTTCGGCCTCTCGGCCAAGATCGCCGCCCGGCGTGACCTCAGCTGA
- a CDS encoding L,D-transpeptidase family protein, with protein sequence MRTALAFAAALLTLATAATSTAAATTAVTAAEDTEYTQLITAEAPATTSTTGVLTWWDRRDGGWVAVGSAPARFGAGGLVDGPSRVQGTSTTPTGVYDLPYAFGIEPRPAGTRYGYRPVTGASWWCQDNASRSYNRWVEGLPKDCRAAEAERLADYPGQYDFGLVIGFNYRQPVRGRGAGIFLHVNGRGATAGCVSVSADAMRAVLAWADPERHPRIAISVGDTALG encoded by the coding sequence ATGCGCACCGCTCTCGCCTTCGCCGCCGCCCTGCTGACCCTCGCCACCGCCGCCACCTCCACCGCCGCTGCCACCACCGCCGTCACCGCCGCCGAGGACACCGAGTACACCCAGCTGATCACCGCCGAGGCCCCCGCCACCACGTCCACCACCGGCGTGCTGACCTGGTGGGACCGGCGCGACGGCGGCTGGGTGGCGGTGGGCTCGGCGCCCGCCCGGTTCGGTGCGGGCGGGCTCGTGGACGGCCCGTCCCGTGTCCAGGGCACCTCCACCACCCCGACCGGGGTGTACGACCTGCCGTACGCGTTCGGCATCGAGCCGAGGCCCGCCGGGACGCGCTACGGCTACCGCCCGGTGACCGGCGCGTCCTGGTGGTGCCAGGACAACGCGTCGCGCTCGTACAACCGCTGGGTGGAGGGCCTGCCCAAGGACTGCCGGGCGGCCGAGGCCGAGCGGCTCGCCGACTATCCGGGGCAGTACGACTTCGGTCTGGTGATCGGCTTCAACTACCGGCAGCCGGTGCGCGGCCGGGGCGCCGGGATCTTCCTTCATGTCAACGGCCGGGGCGCGACCGCCGGTTGTGTCTCCGTATCGGCCGACGCGATGCGCGCCGTGCTGGCCTGGGCGGACCCGGAGCGGCACCCGCGGATCGCGATCTCGGTGGGAGACACCGCCCTGGGCTGA
- a CDS encoding ferredoxin reductase family protein, with the protein MMHNGRAARRQTLRAIRPQRSGALPLLVACWAGAAAVMALWWENTAVVHMDLAEWLTGAGRLTGLLAGYGIAIVVLLMARVPALERRVGSDRVARWHAMSGRYAISLMIAHALLITGGYATQANSGFLPQLIDVVTDFPRMIEATIGTVLFLVIGFVSAGMVRRKLSYETWYYLHLLTYVAVYLTFWHQLATGTEFVANAAARTAWYVLYGGAGALLVWYRMLTPIRLNLRHRMRVESTVHEAPGVVSVLITGRRLHRLGAEPGQFFRWRFLTDGLRWSSNPYSLSAPPRPDLLRITVKANGEHSEALSRLEPGTPVWAEGPYGAMTAARRSQEKVLMIAGGAGITPMRALFETLPGEPGDLTLLYRANKTEDLALWRELREIASARGARLLYAVNGPDGVRPEITPERLRELLPDIGEHDVYVCGPTGLARQSYEALREAGVPTRHIHHESFEM; encoded by the coding sequence ATGATGCACAACGGCAGGGCGGCCAGAAGGCAGACCCTGCGCGCGATACGCCCGCAGCGGTCGGGCGCGCTGCCCCTGCTGGTGGCGTGCTGGGCAGGAGCGGCGGCCGTCATGGCGCTGTGGTGGGAGAACACCGCGGTCGTCCATATGGACCTGGCGGAGTGGCTGACCGGGGCGGGCCGGCTGACCGGCCTGCTCGCGGGCTACGGCATCGCCATCGTGGTGCTGCTGATGGCGCGGGTGCCCGCGCTGGAACGGCGGGTGGGCTCCGACCGGGTGGCGCGGTGGCACGCGATGAGCGGACGGTACGCGATCAGCCTGATGATCGCGCACGCGCTGCTGATCACCGGGGGGTACGCGACCCAGGCGAACTCGGGGTTCCTGCCCCAGCTCATCGATGTCGTGACCGACTTCCCCCGGATGATCGAGGCGACGATCGGCACCGTGCTCTTCCTGGTGATCGGCTTCGTCTCGGCGGGGATGGTGCGGCGGAAGCTGTCGTACGAGACCTGGTACTACCTGCATCTGCTGACCTATGTCGCGGTCTATCTGACGTTCTGGCACCAGCTCGCCACCGGTACCGAGTTCGTCGCCAACGCGGCGGCCCGCACGGCCTGGTACGTGCTGTACGGCGGGGCGGGCGCGCTGCTGGTCTGGTACCGGATGCTGACGCCGATCCGGCTGAACCTGCGCCACCGGATGCGGGTCGAGTCGACCGTGCACGAGGCGCCGGGAGTCGTCTCCGTACTGATCACGGGACGCCGGCTGCACCGGCTGGGCGCGGAGCCCGGTCAGTTCTTCCGCTGGCGGTTCCTCACCGACGGGCTCCGCTGGAGTTCCAACCCGTACTCCCTGTCGGCGCCGCCCCGGCCCGATCTGCTGCGGATCACCGTCAAGGCGAACGGCGAGCACAGCGAGGCCCTGTCCCGTCTTGAGCCCGGCACCCCGGTCTGGGCCGAGGGGCCGTACGGCGCGATGACGGCGGCCCGGCGCAGTCAGGAGAAGGTGCTGATGATCGCGGGCGGGGCCGGTATCACCCCGATGCGGGCGCTGTTCGAGACGCTGCCCGGGGAGCCGGGCGATCTGACGCTGCTCTACCGGGCCAACAAGACCGAGGATCTGGCGCTCTGGCGCGAGCTGCGCGAGATCGCCTCGGCGCGCGGGGCACGGCTGCTGTACGCGGTCAACGGCCCGGACGGGGTGCGCCCCGAGATCACCCCGGAGCGGCTGCGCGAGCTGCTCCCGGACATCGGCGAGCACGACGTCTACGTCTGCGGGCCGACCGGGCTGGCCCGCCAGTCGTACGAGGCGCTGCGCGAGGCGGGCGTGCCGACGCGCCATATCCACCACGAGTCCTTCGAGATGTGA